The following are encoded in a window of Providencia rettgeri genomic DNA:
- a CDS encoding SymE family type I addiction module toxin, whose product MGYLPNRGKPNPSPQLTISGKWLKEFGFEVGSH is encoded by the coding sequence GTGGGTTACTTACCGAACCGAGGAAAACCCAACCCCAGCCCACAGCTGACCATTAGCGGTAAGTGGTTGAAGGAGTTCGGGTTTGAGGTAGGAAGCCACTAA